CCTTCAATAATTTTTACGGCAACTCTAAGTGTGTCACCTGCTCTAAAAGCTGGAACATTTTTCTCAGCAATTTGTCCTGCTTCAAAAGCTTCAATAAATTTATTTCTCATTAATTATCCTTTTTGTTCATTCATTCTAATGCTTCGCGCTAAAGCGAGAAAACAGATCGGGTCTGAAATATTTTGTCTTAGATTCAGACATTTTATTTTTTAAGCTTGTGATTTTAGCGTGGTTTCCCTTTAAAAACTCTGAGGGCACGGATTTACTTTCATAAATCGGCGGCTTTGAGAAACACGGCGCCTCTAAAAGTGGGCTCTCAAAACTCTCCATACTCAAAGAGTCCTCGTTTCCAAGAACACCTTTAATATTGCGACTAATCGCATCACTCATCACAAGACTCGGAAGTTCTCCTCCCGTTAAAACATAATCGCCTATGCAAAAAAGCTCATCGGCAAATGTTTCGATGACGCGCTCATCAATTCCCTCATAACGACCACTCACAAAAACCAAATGTTTTTTCTTTGCGAGTCGTTTAGCATCATTTTGTGTAAAGAGTTTTCCAGAAGGTGTCGGGAAAATAATATACGCTTCAGGGGATGAGTGTTTGATGGAACGTAAAAGATCAAACAGCGGTTGAGGAAAAAGCACAAGACCTGCTCCACCACTGGCTTGATAGTCATCAACTTTACCATGTTTGTTCAGCGTATAATCGCGTGGATTAAAAAACTCAACACTCAAAAGCTCTTTGGCAATGGCACGTTTTAAAATGGAGTCTTCAAAATACGAAGCGATCAACCCTTCAAAGAGTGTCACATAGGAAAATCGCATTAAGAGTTCTCCAAAATTCCTAAACCATCTTTGCTTAGAACCTCTTTTTTCGCCTTGTCAAACGTTAGAATATAACGCTCAATATAGGGCAAATAAAAGGTCTTAGAAAGCCCTTTTTTCACCAATGCCTCATCGGTTTTGATGACCAAATAATCAGTCGCTGCAATGCGCTCAATCTGATCCACTGTACCCAAAAGCGTTCCATCATCATCATCAATCACGTTTGCATCAATCAGGTCAAACCAAAAGAATTCACCCTCTTGAAGCGCACACTCACTGATGGAATTTTCCTGTGTTGTCAGCAAAAAAGTATTGACCAATTTAGCGGCCGCTTCTCTGCTTTGATACCCAACAAACGAGATAAGACCACGCGCTTGATGAAACGAAAAGACTTCAAGTGTCTCACCTTTTTGTGTGGTAAACGTTTTGCCTTTTTTAAACTGTTCGGGAAAGTCACATTGGAGATGAAGTTTAAGCTCACCTTTCAGACCCACGAGTCGCCCGATTTGAGCGACTTCAATGAGGGAAGATGGGTTATTCATCGTTAGCTTTGACAGTCACTCGATACGAGATGCCATCTTTAGCTTTACATCCAGAGATAAGCGTCTTGAGTGAATTGATCATTTTGCCATCTTTACCAATCAACTTACCGGTATCAATTTTATCTGCATAGATGACAACTTCACAAAATGTTCCATCAACATCGCTTCGCTCAACGCGGACACCTGCTGGATTGTCTACCAAAAGCTTGGCAAACTCTTCGAGAAATTTGTCAACCATGTTTATTTACCCGTGATTTTAGCAACCCTGTCACTAAGCTTTGCGCCAACACTTTTCCAGTATGAAAGTCTCTCCGCATCAAATTTGATGACTTGTGGCTCTGTTAATGGGTTGTAGTAACCAATCGTCTCGATTGATCCACCATCACGTTTTTTTCTACTGTCTGTTACGACGATTCTGTAAAATGGAGTTTTATTTCTACCCATTCGTGTTAATCTTACAACTGTTGCCATTTTTATGGTCTCCTTGAATTTGTTGATAGTTTTTTACAACTTAGCTTTACATGTAAGCTTACATGTAAAGCTAAACCGTCACACCTTAACGAAGATGTGCGTGTTTGCTTTGTGAGAGCATATTTTGAAGATCTTGCATTCCCTTTTTACCTGAGAACTTTTTCGCCATCTTCGCAGCATTTCCAAACTGCTTTAAGAAACGATTGACTTCCACTTGCGAAAGACCTGAGCCTTCTGCAATACGTCTTTTTCGACTGTTATTGAGTAATTCTGGATCTTCACGCTCTTTTTTCGTCATCGAACCAATCATCGCTTTAATGCGTTTCATCTCAACCGAG
Above is a genomic segment from Sulfurospirillum halorespirans DSM 13726 containing:
- the trmD gene encoding tRNA (guanosine(37)-N1)-methyltransferase TrmD; this translates as MRFSYVTLFEGLIASYFEDSILKRAIAKELLSVEFFNPRDYTLNKHGKVDDYQASGGAGLVLFPQPLFDLLRSIKHSSPEAYIIFPTPSGKLFTQNDAKRLAKKKHLVFVSGRYEGIDERVIETFADELFCIGDYVLTGGELPSLVMSDAISRNIKGVLGNEDSLSMESFESPLLEAPCFSKPPIYESKSVPSEFLKGNHAKITSLKNKMSESKTKYFRPDLFSRFSAKH
- the rimM gene encoding ribosome maturation factor RimM (Essential for efficient processing of 16S rRNA); this translates as MNNPSSLIEVAQIGRLVGLKGELKLHLQCDFPEQFKKGKTFTTQKGETLEVFSFHQARGLISFVGYQSREAAAKLVNTFLLTTQENSISECALQEGEFFWFDLIDANVIDDDDGTLLGTVDQIERIAATDYLVIKTDEALVKKGLSKTFYLPYIERYILTFDKAKKEVLSKDGLGILENS
- a CDS encoding KH domain-containing protein, encoding MVDKFLEEFAKLLVDNPAGVRVERSDVDGTFCEVVIYADKIDTGKLIGKDGKMINSLKTLISGCKAKDGISYRVTVKANDE
- the rpsP gene encoding 30S ribosomal protein S16; translated protein: MATVVRLTRMGRNKTPFYRIVVTDSRKKRDGGSIETIGYYNPLTEPQVIKFDAERLSYWKSVGAKLSDRVAKITGK